The Thermoplasmata archaeon genome window below encodes:
- the pyrI gene encoding aspartate carbamoyltransferase regulatory subunit — MDEQTLKVQKIKNGIVLDHIDSGFALKVLKILGIEDDIGSTISILMHVSSKSKKFKDIVKIEDRYIGEKEINKISLITTSATVNIIKNYEVTEKYRVQVPKSLKGIVKCSNPSCVTNQNEPIEPEFITISSKPIKIKCKYCEREMDQQDILKNII; from the coding sequence ATGGATGAACAAACATTAAAAGTTCAAAAAATAAAAAACGGAATAGTGCTAGATCATATAGATAGCGGTTTCGCGCTGAAAGTATTGAAGATATTGGGAATTGAAGACGATATTGGATCTACAATTAGTATTTTAATGCATGTAAGCAGTAAGTCCAAAAAATTTAAGGATATTGTAAAGATAGAAGATAGATACATTGGCGAAAAAGAAATAAATAAAATATCTTTGATTACTACTTCTGCTACAGTAAACATTATAAAAAACTATGAAGTAACAGAGAAATACAGAGTTCAGGTACCGAAATCACTAAAAGGTATTGTAAAATGCTCCAATCCAAGCTGTGTTACTAATCAAAATGAACCAATAGAACCTGAATTTATAACAATATCCTCAAAACCAATTAAGATAAAATGCAAATATTGTGAACGAGAAATGGATCAACAAGATATCTTAAAAAACATAATTTGA
- a CDS encoding PIN domain-containing protein, whose product MKVVLDTNILLLPFTTKINLDTELNRLNFTEIYVPTCVVEELKKLAIKNNNAKSALNLIHKYNNVITTKKGDLGVIEASEKLNAAVATNDKELRRILKEKSIIRVIPRQKSYLMVEK is encoded by the coding sequence ATGAAAGTTGTACTAGATACAAATATTTTATTACTTCCATTTACCACGAAAATTAATCTTGACACAGAGCTGAACAGGCTAAATTTTACAGAAATTTATGTACCAACTTGTGTGGTTGAAGAACTAAAGAAACTTGCAATAAAGAATAACAATGCTAAATCTGCATTGAACCTTATTCATAAATATAATAACGTCATAACCACTAAAAAAGGAGATTTAGGTGTTATAGAGGCATCAGAAAAGCTAAATGCTGCAGTAGCTACCAATGATAAAGAATTAAGAAGAATTTTAAAGGAGAAAAGTATTATAAGAGTCATACCAAGACAAAAATCATATCTGATGGTGGAAAAATGA
- a CDS encoding translation initiation factor IF-2 subunit beta — protein sequence MSNIFDYESLLKRAREKMPTLTTSNDRFQIPEADLMIEGKNTIFRNFVEIAKKIDRDPSHLSKFLLRELGTAGILQGDRLIFKGKVSPINVKLKINDYIKIYVLCYECGSPDTMLRKEDRIEILVCKACGASRPVSAKIDIRVQEEKIEEGKIYDLEISDLSRDGDGIARKGEYMIYVPGSKKGQKLKVKIEKIKKNIGFGSIVK from the coding sequence ATGAGTAATATATTTGATTATGAATCTCTGTTAAAGAGAGCTAGAGAAAAAATGCCTACACTGACAACTTCAAATGATCGATTTCAGATACCTGAAGCAGATTTAATGATAGAAGGTAAAAACACAATATTTCGTAACTTTGTAGAAATAGCAAAAAAGATAGATAGAGATCCATCGCATCTTTCTAAATTTTTATTACGGGAACTTGGTACTGCCGGTATTTTACAAGGAGATAGACTGATATTTAAAGGAAAAGTATCACCTATAAATGTAAAATTAAAGATTAATGATTACATTAAAATTTATGTCTTGTGTTATGAGTGTGGCAGTCCAGATACAATGCTTAGAAAAGAAGATAGAATTGAGATATTAGTTTGTAAAGCTTGTGGCGCCAGTAGACCTGTCTCAGCTAAAATTGATATTCGAGTGCAGGAAGAAAAAATTGAAGAGGGAAAGATATATGACTTGGAAATATCTGATTTAAGTAGAGATGGTGATGGAATAGCCAGAAAGGGAGAATATATGATTTATGTGCCAGGATCAAAAAAAGGGCAGAAACTCAAAGTTAAAATTGAAAAAATAAAAAAGAATATTGGTTTTGGATCTATCGTGAAGTAG
- a CDS encoding DUF120 domain-containing protein: protein MTFKELDILKYLALKGADKQFITITTNACAKEMNISQQSFSRKILILDKYKYISRSMGVKSQKIKITEEGLTVLKKEMIDYMKIFEMNNNIELEGKVVSGLGEGYYYMKERNYRDQIIKKLNIKPFLGTLNVKVNSEYLPKLELIRAAQGIVIEGFKTEDRSFGDVIAYHAKIEEINAALIIPDRTHYTDTIEIISAIKLRDFFKLKDGDQIKIIINI from the coding sequence ATGACATTTAAGGAATTGGATATATTAAAATATCTGGCTTTGAAAGGAGCAGATAAACAATTTATTACCATTACAACGAATGCCTGCGCAAAAGAAATGAATATAAGCCAGCAATCGTTTTCTAGAAAAATTCTGATATTAGACAAATATAAATATATCAGCAGGTCAATGGGCGTAAAATCACAAAAAATTAAAATTACTGAAGAAGGCTTAACAGTGCTTAAAAAAGAGATGATTGATTATATGAAAATATTTGAAATGAATAACAATATAGAACTTGAGGGAAAAGTAGTTTCTGGGCTTGGAGAAGGGTACTACTATATGAAAGAGAGGAATTATAGGGACCAGATCATTAAAAAACTTAATATAAAACCTTTTTTGGGCACTCTTAACGTTAAGGTAAACAGTGAGTATTTACCTAAACTAGAATTGATTAGAGCTGCCCAAGGCATAGTAATAGAAGGATTTAAAACTGAAGATAGATCATTCGGAGACGTAATAGCTTATCATGCTAAAATTGAAGAGATTAACGCGGCATTAATTATACCAGACAGAACTCATTATACGGATACAATCGAGATAATTTCCGCAATAAAATTAAGAGATTTTTTCAAACTGAAAGATGGGGATCAGATAAAAATAATAATAAATATATAA
- the pyrB gene encoding aspartate carbamoyltransferase, with amino-acid sequence MIKGKDIVSIKDLKKDDIEEIFRVADTMVPYVNGNSLDILKGKVLATLFFEPSTRTKMSFEASMFKLGGNVITFSDPKSTSFAKGETLADTIRMVDAYSDVIVIRHSYEGAAKLAAHFADHPVINAGDGAGQHPTQTLLDLYTIKKEKGRLNNINIGFVGDLKYGRTVHSLTHALAEFGANLYFISPKLLQMPDYIIREISDRVNHIVTDNLEEVIKDLDVIYVTRIQKERFGDINEYQKVAGSYIIDRKLLEKAKENVIVMHPLPRINEISTDVDALPNAKYFTQAANGVPIRMALLSMVLGAR; translated from the coding sequence ATGATTAAAGGAAAAGATATAGTCTCTATAAAAGACCTGAAAAAGGATGATATTGAAGAGATTTTCAGAGTTGCTGACACAATGGTTCCCTATGTTAATGGAAACAGTTTAGATATATTGAAGGGCAAGGTTCTTGCTACACTTTTTTTTGAGCCTAGCACCAGAACTAAAATGTCGTTTGAAGCTAGTATGTTCAAGCTTGGAGGAAATGTAATAACTTTCTCAGATCCCAAAAGCACTTCTTTTGCAAAGGGAGAAACACTTGCAGATACTATTCGAATGGTCGACGCGTATTCAGATGTGATAGTAATAAGACATTCTTATGAAGGTGCTGCTAAACTAGCCGCTCATTTTGCAGATCACCCTGTCATTAATGCAGGGGATGGTGCTGGCCAGCACCCAACGCAGACTCTTCTGGATTTATATACCATAAAGAAAGAGAAGGGAAGGTTAAACAACATTAACATTGGATTTGTTGGAGATCTGAAATATGGAAGAACCGTCCATTCATTAACACATGCATTGGCAGAGTTTGGTGCCAACCTTTATTTTATATCGCCAAAACTTTTACAGATGCCGGATTACATAATTAGAGAGATATCAGACAGAGTTAACCATATAGTTACTGACAATCTTGAAGAAGTAATAAAAGATCTAGATGTAATTTATGTTACTAGAATTCAAAAAGAACGTTTTGGGGACATAAACGAGTACCAGAAAGTTGCAGGATCTTATATAATAGATAGAAAATTGTTAGAAAAAGCAAAGGAAAATGTAATAGTGATGCATCCACTGCCTCGCATAAATGAGATAAGTACAGACGTTGACGCTTTACCTAACGCAAAGTATTTCACGCAAGCGGCTAATGGTGTGCCTATAAGAATGGCACTTTTGAGCATGGTACTGGGAGCTAGATAA
- a CDS encoding pyridoxal phosphate-dependent aminotransferase, whose protein sequence is MTLSKMVKEQLNSPSPIRQIMKIAERQNIINMGLNPDDLISFGGGWVNHYSPEELRDSYLKVVNDKEEFHKSGAYSATLGTNELRDKLREMEYSIYRMKVNLENIIIGASSTQLTIDLFRTILDPRDSVLFLDPTYANYMGQIGFVDPSIKVRFLQVLDPESWRYFGDKKLIFERLEKEFENNRPKLILFPSPDNPTSQIPDYDFVKSVFKIAKDYNAYVAIDTAYKSQYFSENYPTYFSDGPLDYENLILIESNSKWGRGLGRRLGWVIADSEIINALERVQQATVLCPDTLHQMALYNYLDQNIKNGNLNKYLQKSREMYKKAATVTAKAIEQEIGYPYLKPEGGLYTVMKVPYNGDKFVMDVLKNTGVLFIPGAGFGKSLENGVRISYGPLVLNTSLIEEGMEKVGAYLKK, encoded by the coding sequence ATGACATTATCAAAAATGGTTAAAGAACAGCTTAATAGCCCTTCTCCAATCAGGCAGATTATGAAAATTGCGGAGAGACAAAACATCATTAACATGGGATTAAATCCTGATGATCTAATTTCTTTTGGTGGTGGCTGGGTCAATCATTATTCTCCAGAAGAGCTCAGGGATAGTTACCTAAAAGTTGTAAACGATAAGGAAGAGTTCCATAAAAGTGGAGCTTACAGTGCGACATTGGGCACAAATGAGCTTAGAGATAAACTTAGAGAAATGGAATACAGTATTTACAGGATGAAAGTTAACTTGGAAAACATTATTATTGGAGCAAGTAGCACTCAGCTGACGATAGATCTATTCAGGACAATATTAGATCCTCGTGACAGTGTACTGTTTTTAGATCCAACATATGCCAATTATATGGGGCAAATTGGTTTTGTAGATCCAAGTATAAAAGTTAGATTTTTGCAAGTATTGGACCCAGAGTCATGGCGATATTTTGGAGACAAAAAACTGATTTTTGAAAGATTAGAAAAAGAGTTTGAAAATAACAGACCTAAGTTAATTCTATTTCCTTCCCCCGATAATCCGACGAGTCAGATACCAGATTATGATTTTGTAAAATCTGTTTTTAAAATAGCAAAAGATTATAATGCTTATGTCGCCATAGATACTGCTTACAAATCTCAGTATTTTTCAGAAAACTATCCTACTTATTTTTCTGATGGACCTCTAGATTATGAAAATTTAATACTTATTGAATCTAATTCTAAGTGGGGTAGAGGGTTGGGAAGAAGGTTGGGATGGGTTATCGCAGATTCAGAGATCATAAATGCCTTAGAACGTGTACAGCAGGCAACAGTACTTTGCCCAGATACGCTCCATCAAATGGCACTTTACAATTATTTAGACCAGAACATTAAGAATGGAAACCTAAACAAGTATCTTCAAAAATCAAGAGAAATGTATAAAAAGGCAGCTACGGTAACAGCAAAGGCTATAGAGCAAGAGATAGGTTACCCATACTTAAAACCTGAGGGTGGACTTTATACAGTGATGAAAGTACCTTATAATGGTGACAAATTTGTAATGGACGTGTTGAAAAATACGGGAGTTCTATTTATTCCGGGTGCTGGTTTTGGTAAAAGCCTTGAAAATGGAGTAAGAATTTCTTATGGGCCACTTGTGCTAAATACTTCTCTCATCGAAGAGGGAATGGAAAAAGTAGGTGCATATCTAAAAAAATGA